CAATTTAATTTAAGCACGGACATCACTCTGAAAGTCATGCAACATTTAGGACAAAAGATACTCTCACTACTTGTCTTACGAAGCCTAAGCTATTATTTTTGACATACTTATTGGGTTGATTTGATAGTGATCTTGCCTCACTCCATTCTTTGTGGATGTCTTTTTGCTCCAATACCAATACACATATTTCTTATATAATCAAAACCAGaaagaaatagaaaagaaaatttgTGATCAAATAGCTTGAGTCGACACACTGTTTACCTGTTATCTTCAAATGAGCCATTGCACATGTATTCATCAACAAGTTATCCGTGAGTTCCTTCTGTACAAGATCCCAACAGATTTTGGTGCTTTTGCTTATAGACGTCAGACTTGAATTCCTTCTCTCCATGAAGGCTGGCAGCTTTGAATTGCTTAATGGCTACTTTTTAGCCATCTTTGAGCTTTCCCTTGAAAGCTAAGCCACATCCATCTACTGATAAGAAGTTCTTTCTTGAAAACCTGTTTGTAGCCTTATCAAGCTCTTCGTAAGTAAATTCTATGTGGCTACCATTTATAGGCTGCCTGTTCTTACGTCTAGAACAACTAGGATTTTCAAAATCCTTCAATTTATGCCTGTATATCCCATTGCTCCCCTTAAGTTTCAGTAGTTGGGTCAAGTTTCGACTCCCCGTAGTCCTGCATGCTCCGTTTTGGTCATTTTTTGGATATTAGCCTGCCAGGATGCTTTGTCTGCATTGAACAAGAAGTTGAACCCAAAAAGTGGGAATTGCCCTGCAAAAATGTACTAGAATAACAAGATGCTGCTTCTTTGCATGAGTTTTTTATAAATGTTTGACAGAATGAATGTTCACCTTACAGCTTTTGATGTATATTATTGCAGTTATGGTGGGGCTCTCTCCAGGGGAGCAAACATTCATTCTCGTCCACCATTGACACGCCCCTCTCCACACAACCAAAAGAAGATACCGAGAATTTAAAGAGAAATATCACCAGCAGTAAATTCCTATATTTAATCATTATTCTAAATTTGTTTATACAGATACTCCCTGTAGATTCATCTTCCCCAGTTGGAGGGGAAGTTGCCGAACCAGAATCACATCTTCTATTGAATGAAGTAGAGAAGTTGAATCCTTTGGAGTTTACTTCTATTCCTTGGTCTCTGGAGCTGATTATAATTCCAAATCTGATGGAACGGCGTCGTTTCGTTCTCTTTCTAGCTGCCCTCTCATGCTTTGTCGGATTTTACGAAGCGAGCCCCGGTGACGCTGATCCAGTGTACAGGTAAGAAATTTTGAGTTTGTTagctaagaatcttgaattttttcttttcatggATTTCTGTAATTGGAATTTGGCTACGTAATTGAGTTTTTGAAGTGTAAGTACATGTAGGGTAAGGCTTGGCAAGTGCTGAAGTATCGATTCTGTGGTAGTTGAACTTGATAATTGAGATATTATCTAAGGTTTCGAATTGATTGTAGGGTAAGGTAGTCATGATATGTGGACAGTTGATTGATCCTCAATCAAGTGTAGTTGTATTCAATTACTTCAGGTTCGAGTTTGGTATGTGGATAGTCTAACTCTGCCTATTGCAGATCTTTGTGTTTGATTAATGCGAATCAATAATGTTTTGGTTGCTTCTGTGGAAGGGTTTATTGAATTATTAAACTATGAGTCGATTTTGTGAAATTCGACAAACTATTGCATGTTATCAGGAACATTTCAAACAATTAGCTTGTTGAGTAACTAAAACTTGATTATCATTCTTTGATCTCGAACCCAAATAGACTACGAATCCTACTTCAAGAGAGCATCATAGGAATGACCATTTTAGTTGTTCTACTGCTCAAGAGTTTAATGGATTTTTGTCTTACTTGTGGGCGTATGAGACTTTCTGTTTTGCAAATTTAGCACTCTTAACTTCCTTGGTATGTCATTAAGCCAACAGGCTGTGGAAGTAATTAGTATAATATGTGAACCTGTAAAATTATCCTTGTCACCCTGCATTTAGTAAAATGTTTCTTCTTTATTTGTTGTCTTAACTGCAACCGGTTATTGAAACAGAAACTAATCTGATGGAACAGGGAATGGTGTGATTTTCTTTCATGGGATTGAGAATTATGATGAAAGTCTATATATATCTAGTGGATTGTTGTGTAGCTTCTCATTGTTATCTTGCACTCTTATCCATCTCACATCTCATCAAAGTTCTCCGCAATATTTCATGTGCTTTCATATCTCGTGATTTCTATCATTGTTCTTGGCAAGGTTTTAATATGTAAGCCTCGAAGCGTTTTCCTATGATCCCACGAGGCGTAAGAGCGAAGTGTTTTCATAAAAACACATGAAAATCATAACTATTACTCCCTCCTTCCactaaaaatagtcctaaaggtggacggcacgggttttaataaaaatgattattgtATTGTGAATGGAGAGGGAGCCCCACttaaataatgataattaattgtattgtgagcgGAGAATATGGCCCACCATGTGATAGGtaatttccaaaaatggaaagagacTCATTTTTGTAGACAtccaaaatggcaaaaagggactattttttgtggacggaaggagtataataAAACACATAGAAACATAGCAATTAGCAAATTATGTGAAAACACATAAAAACTTAAgtatttaactatttattatatttctCATAATGATTAGCCATCAAATGTACATGAAGCTCAAATCATACTGATCTCCATCTCCATCTTCAAGAGATAGAGCAACTTTTCTGTCTCATGATGCACCAGTCTGCCTATTGTAGTCGTAGTGTAGTATGACCCATTGTGCGTTTGAATCTGAACTTGTGTTTATTTTACATGGTTGTGATATTGGATAAATTTAGAAACAAAGTCATGAATCAGTCTGGATAGGTATTTGGTTGAGACATCAATTATGTTTTCATATGGGTCATTGTGCTCATGCgtttgttaatttatttaataatttggTTGCACTGCTAGGGCTTGTGTTTTGCAATGCGAGAAGACTGGATGTGTGGGGGAAAAGTGCTTTCAACACTGTAATTTTTCCTCTGATGGAAACCCCATTGATGGTCCATGGTATCTGCAGGAGCCACTTTACATTCAGTGGAAGCAATGGGACTGCCGCAGTGACTGTCGTTACCACTGCATGCTCTCTAGAGAAGAAGAAAGACATGAACTTGGCTACAAGCCTGTAAAGTACCATGGCAAGTGGCCATTCAGGCGTATTTATGGGATCCAGGTAAAATGACGCGTTACTTTGTGCAGAAAATGTTCTCCCTCAGTCCCTCATGTACTGTTGTCTTTTAGCCATTATAGTGTTCACGAGTGATTTAAGTACACTAAATCTAGTTAATCTTCAGGAACCTGTTTCTGTTGCTTTCTCTGCTCTTAATCTTGCGGTACAGTTTCATGGATGGGTATCATTCTACATCCTTGTAAACTACAAACTGCCCTTTAGACCGAACAAGAAGACATATTATGAATACACAGGCCTCTGGAACATATATGCAATCTTCGCAATGAATGCGTGGCTTTGGAGTGCAGTTTTCCACAGTCGGTGCGCACCATCATTCCTTTCTTTCCTCTCTCATATTTAATGCATATAACATTCCTGTAGTAACATTGGAGGAATTTATCGTATTATACGTAAGATGAAGTGCTTATCAGTTTCTCCTCTGATGACTAGAATTCATTTCAATGTAGAATATTCTCTGTAATGcttaatttaattttgctaTACAAACTCTTACGAGATTAGGTAAGAAGTGGATAGGACATGATACATATAAATGGAGTCCGTAGGAATGAATCCCACGAATGTGGAGTAAAAATTACTTTGAAAATATgacactccctccgtcccccaaatacCTTCCTATATTTCCTCTTTGgaacgtcccccaaataacttcctatcgATTTTGGGACATTACcctaccactaataatactttatttatttttacttttcaacatttcatcattcCCAATACTATATAtgacacattttcaccactttcaatactaattatactccctccgtcccatttgtattggccctttacttttgggcacggagattaagaaaacctttatttatgagttaagtaGGTGGAGTGTTTTACTTTTGCCCACTTAGAAGCccttatttttgctattttaagaAAGGGGCCAATAcaattgggacaacccaaaatggtaagggggccaatacaaatgggacggagggagtaatactttttctccactaccAATACACTTAataacttttccttaaaacccgtgccgtcccctaCTAGAAAGTTATTTaggggatggagggagtaattgttaTGAGGGAAAAGTAAACCCTTTGATTATTTTCCCCGtcataatagtaaaataagGTGACAAATAATTTCTTGTTTACAATTTTTATGGGGGTTGTTAGACTAGTATGAGATATGCCTTTTATGTTCTAATTTCAAGGTATTCTGCAAAATGCATGCAGAGATGTTGATTTGACTGAGAAGCTGGACTACTCATCTGCAGTGGCATTACTTGGATGTTCTCTTATGCTGGCTATAATACGAGCTTTCAATGTGAGGCTTGAGGCTGCAAGAGTCATGGTTGCAGCTCCCCTAATAGCATTTGTGACAACTCATATCTTGTATTTGAACTTCTATGAACTCGACTATGGTAATCCTTCTGAATCCCATTACTCTCAAGCTAGATTGAATCATTTTCATCTTAGTGAGAAGTAGTAGTTTGACCATTTGAATTGACTTCCGTTTGTTTTTACTTCAGATAGAAGTTTTTCTTAGTTTTTGTAGGATGGTATAAGCAGAAGTAAAActctgaaaaaataaaaaatgcaaaaaatagAAATCTGAAATGGAGGAAATCGGGTATAATTTGCAGTATTCTTCTATGATGATATTATAGTATCCTTTTATAACGGATTGTCTTACCTCCTCTTGATGACTAACAGTAAAATACAAGTGATAATACTGAAACCTTTTATGAAATGGATGGATATTTGTCTGTCAATGTTGCATAAAATTTATACAACACTCTGGAGCCCAACCAAGATGTGCGTTTTGCAGGATTGAACATGAAAGTTTGCGTGGCGATGGGTGTCGTACAGATAGCTATCTGGGCAGTCTGGGGCGGTGTCTCTGGCCACCCTTCTCGTTGGAAGCTGTGGGTGGTTGTACTCGGAGGTGCTCTTGCCATGCTCTTGGAGATTTATGATTTCCCTCCGTACTTGGGACTTGTTGACGCTCATGCCCTTTGGCACGCAACCACAATTCCGCTCACATACTTATGGTGGAGTTTCGTAAGAGACGATGCAGAGCATAGAACCTCGGTTCTCCTCAAGAAGACCAAGTAGTAATTCTATTGACCTGTTTGTGACGCTTCTCCTTGATGTGCCGTTGTATGTTATTTGTTTTTTCTCACAGTTGATGCATTTCCCTGAAGTGCTACTAATTGTGGGTTTCTTTGGCTTTGGTTATCTGAAAATATTGAGTTGGGATACTTGTGATAAGGTTAATCTTTTCTGACCACCAAAAACGTTTTGGGCTATCTTCAATTCTTCGGAGCTTACAACTTGCCTTCTAATTTATTCTGCTTGGAAACATTCAAGTTCAGGATCATGTTTCGTTCTTCG
The genomic region above belongs to Salvia miltiorrhiza cultivar Shanhuang (shh) chromosome 5, IMPLAD_Smil_shh, whole genome shotgun sequence and contains:
- the LOC131024179 gene encoding uncharacterized protein LOC131024179, translated to MERRRFVLFLAALSCFVGFYEASPGDADPVYRACVLQCEKTGCVGEKCFQHCNFSSDGNPIDGPWYLQEPLYIQWKQWDCRSDCRYHCMLSREEERHELGYKPVKYHGKWPFRRIYGIQEPVSVAFSALNLAVQFHGWVSFYILVNYKLPFRPNKKTYYEYTGLWNIYAIFAMNAWLWSAVFHSRDVDLTEKLDYSSAVALLGCSLMLAIIRAFNVRLEAARVMVAAPLIAFVTTHILYLNFYELDYGLNMKVCVAMGVVQIAIWAVWGGVSGHPSRWKLWVVVLGGALAMLLEIYDFPPYLGLVDAHALWHATTIPLTYLWWSFVRDDAEHRTSVLLKKTK